The DNA sequence GATAGGCCGCGTTGGCCCCGAAGTTCCGCTTCACGTTGCGCGGATCGGTGGCGTCGCGCGAGCGTTCAATCACCAGCCAGCCCTGCCAGTTCATGTCGGCCAGGGTCTGCTTTACCTTGCGCAGGTCGAGGCGGGGGTTGTTTTCCAGCCACACGCCGTCCTCATCGGTACAGTGAATCTGACAGATCCGCTTGCGGCCCAGGGTTTTAAGCTCCTGGTGCAGGTCGCGGCCTTCCTTGAGGGGGTTGGAGAAGTTGAAGTAGATCTGGATGTGCTTCGAGCCGATTTCGCGCAGCAACTCCACTTCGCCCTTGGCATCGAGCGAGGTTTCGATGCCCACTACCACGCCGGCTTTCCGGGCCATGTGGCCCACCACCTTCAGCCGCTCCACGATGGCGGGGCGCAGCTCGGGGTTCTTCACCAGGTCGCCCTGGGTGCCCAGGGGCAGGAAGGCCACCTTCACGTGCATGGCCCGCATCGTGTCGAGGCAATCTTGCACCATGCGCTGGTAGGTGGGGCGGGTGGCAAACGACTGGGCGTAGAAGCCGGTCATGGCCAACGAGCAGATTTCCAGGTTCAGCTCCCGGGCCTTGTCCAGAAACTGCTGCCGGATTTCAGGCTTGGCCAGCTGGCTGTCAAAGGTTTCGCGCTGCCCCAGGCCGCCCATATCCACCTCCACACCGTCGGCCCCGATATCCTTGGTCAGCTGCAGGGCCCCCAGCTTCTGCCGCTTCAGAATCATCAGATCTACCACGGCAATCTTGTAGGTGAGCTTTTTACGGCGGGCGGGGTAAGCCGCCCGGGGCAGCAGCAGGCCGGCGGCTAGCACGGCCCCGGCCCGCAGAAAGTCGCGGCGGCCAAGTGGGTTCTGAAACATACTAAGACGAGGTTAGTGAAGACTCACTTCGGGGTGCGGGCCGTTGCTGCGGAAGGGCCGGGCGGGCAGGCCGGCTTTGGAAAACAGGTTGGGCTGGGCGGCTTCGTCCCAGCCGAAGCGCACGGCCGCGGGGGCGGGTACGGCCGGGGCCGTCACCACTACTTTTTTGCCCCTGATGCGGGCCTGGGCCGGGTGAAACACGCCGTCGGCTCCGGCCAGCTCAAAGTAGGTCAGCGGCTTTTTGTCCTGGCTGATCAGGCGGCTGCGCCGGGGCGCGAAGGTCACCGTCACGGTCCGGCCTTTCACCTGCATGCCCTGGTACACCGGGCCCGCGCCTTCCACGTCCTTGCGGCCGTAGGTGGCCGCCAGCGCCAGCCGGGCCAGCCGCCGCCCGATTTCCCACTTGAAGGGCGGGTGAATGTCGCTCAGGTTGGTGGCCAGGTCGGTCGTCACAATCAGGCCGGTGTGGGGCACTTGTAGCACGGCCTCCTGCGCCTCCCGGAACCGGGGCAGCGTTTCGCGGGTCAGCGGCGCTTTGGGCTCCTTCGACTCCGAATACTTAAACGGGGCCAGCTGCACGTAGTAAAACGGCAGGGTGGCATCCTGCCAGGCCGTGCGCCAGCTTTCAATCAGGGTTTGCAGCTTGTGGGTGTAGCTGGTGGTTTCGGCCAGAAAGCAGTTCGATTCGCCCTGGTACCACAGAAAGCCGCGCACCGCCAGCGGGGCCAGGGGCCGGATCATGGGCTCGTAGAACTTGCCCGGGTCCCCGTCGACCTTCTGGCTGGCGTAGTACGGGTCCTGGGCCAGGGCTTCGGCCGGAATCCAGGGCTCGATGCGGGAGCCGGGCACGGCCGAGGAAATCATGCCGATGGGCACGCGCAGGTGAGCGTACAGCTCCTGGGCAAAGAAATAGGCCGGGGCCGAAAACGAGCGAAGCGCCGAATCCTGGGCAATGCTCCAGCCCCGGTGCAGCGAATCAGGCTTGCTGAGCTCCTTGCGGTTGACCAGAAAGATGCGCAGCGCCGGGTTGTGGGCCCGCTCCAGCTCCGTAAGCGGCCCGGTATCAGCGCCGGGCGGCAGCGTCACCTTGCTGTTCTTGCGCATCGTGTATTCCATGTTCGACTGCCCCGAGGCCAGCCAGACTTCCCCCACCAGAATATCCCGCAGCCGGATGGTGTTGCGGCCGGTAATGACCAGATCGGCGGGTTTGTCGGAGGCCGGCAGGGGCTGGAGCGTCACGCGCCAGTGGCCGGCGGCATCGGTGGTGGTGCGCTGCTGCTGGCCGGCAAGCTGCACCGTAACTTCCTCGCCCGGCGCGGCCCAGCCCCAGATGGGCAGGGGCTTTTCGCGTTGCAGCACCATGTGGTGGCCCAGCACCCGCGGCAGCACCACGCGGGCCCGGGCGGGGTGGGCCAGGCCGCTCAGGGCCAGCAGCAAGCCAAGTAGAAAGCGTGGGTTCATGCTATTTTTTCAGGAGCCAGACGACCTCCGCGCCGGCCGCGGCGGGCAGGGTGAGAGTGGTGCCGGCCTTCACGGTTTCTCTGGTGTCAGTCAGCTGGCCGGTTTTGGGGTTGATGCGGCGCACGACGAACGTGCCCTTCAGCGCCGATAAATCCAGCTGCACGGGCGCGCCACTTTCCCGGTAAAGCACAAATCCGGTTGTATGGTCGCTCAGGGCCCACTGGCCGGCGGGCTTGCCCGGCAGCTCCACGGGCGTCATGGCGGCTACGGCGCGGGCAAAGCCCGCATCGGCCACGCGCGGCACGCTGGCCATCGAGCCGCCGGCCAGCAGCACGGCCCACCCAAAGGCGTCGGCGCCGTCGGCCGAGTAGAGCACGGCTTTGGCGGGAAACTGCTGGCGGTATTCGCGCACGGCCCGGTACACCTGCTCAAACGAGCTGCGCTTGGGCTTGAGCAGGCGGGCGTGCTGGCGCGGGGCCAGGTTCTGGCCGCCGAGCGGGGCGTAGGCGCTGCCGTCGGACTGGTAGTGCCAGTAATTGATGTCAATCACGTCGATGACGGCGGCGCGGGCGGGGTCGGCCAGGATGGCGTCCTGCACGTCCTTGGTGGTGCTCAGGGCAATGGTGGCGTGCTGGCCGGTTTCGGCTTCCCACTCCTTAATGGTATCGAGCCAGAACTGCACGAAGGACAGCGGCCCGGTAAATTCGGCCCCAATCAGGTGAATCACGCCGGTTTTGCCCACGAAGTTATTGAGGCACTGGCGGATGTAGGCCCGGTGCAGGGGCCGGCGCACCGGGTCCGTCACGTCGTAAAACTGCTCGGCCATGAAAATCCGCTTGTCGCCGGCGTAGGGCGCGGGCTCGGGAAAGCCGGTGTTATTGACGTTGTTGACCGGCCGCCAGGGAAAATCGGCGTAGTGAGCCCCGGCCTCGATGATGTTGTGCTGAAAATAGTGCTGGTTAAGCAGTACGAGGCCTTTCTGGTCGGCCAGGTCGGCAAATTCGGCCAGGCGACCCCAGTACCACTTGTTGTACTTGGTCAGGTCGTAGCGGCTCAGGCCGTCCCAGGCGGTGCCCTGCCCGCTACGGGCGAAGGGCAGCTCGTAGAACGGCGGCCACACCTCCCCATCCATGCGCTTCACCCGCTCGTGGTCGTCGCGCCGCCGCTCGTACCACAGGCCGTAGTTGTGGCTCAACGCCAGGACGTTGCCGATGCGCATAGAGTCGGTCATTTCCGGCAGCTCGTCGGTGAGGCCGGGGCCGCTCAGGCCGGGCACGAAGCGCGTGACGTGGGGCTTGGGGCTTTTCAGACCGTAGGGCCGGGCGCTGCCGTTCCACCACGGCACTTCCTGCCGCCGGCCCGTCAGCAGGGCGTCGCCGCGCACCACCACGCCGTTGGTTACGCGCAGCGGGGCGGCGTACGCGGGTTTGGCCGCGGGCTTCACTTTCAGCTTGTCGATGCTCGGGGCCGTGGTTTGGGTGGTAATAGGCTGCCGGCCGGGCGCGGCCTGAATAAAGGCCAGCACGGTGGGGGCGGCCTGTGCCGAGAGCTTGGTCAGCTCCTGGGCCACCGCCACGGGCGGACTGCTGGAGGCTTCGGTGGCAATGGGCAGCAGCACGGTGCGGCCGGCCACGGCGGCCCCGAGGCGGTCCTGGAGCTGGGCGTAGTAGAGGCTGCGGGGCCGGATATGCTCGTTGGACTGGTCCCAGTGGCCGTTGCCGGCAAATTGGGCCCAGGTGCCGAACGCCCAGTTCTGGGCCGTGGGCGGCTGGTAACAATCGACGCGGGCGGCGGTGCACTGCCAGAACACGCTGTTGGCCGCCGCCCAGCCAGCTCCCTGTCCGTCCTGCTCCCGGTTGCCGAAGCGCAGGGCCTGCCCGTATTCCTTTACGATGTCGAACAGGGTGCCCGCCGCCCAGCTGTCGATGCCGCCGCTGAAGCTGTAGGCGTCTTCGGCCTCGCACTGCACGAAGGCATTGGGGCCGGCGGCGCAGTAGCCCACGGCAAAATCGTGGTAGCCGGCTTGGGCATACAGGCGCTGAAACAGGGTTTGTTGGCCTTTGGTGAGAAACGTGTTGCGCCGCTCGCCCCCGATTTCCGACACCGGCTCGGTGGAAATACAGTCTTCCACGGTGAGGCGGCGCACGTTTTCGTGGGCCAGCACCGCCGAGCCGGCAAAGTGCCGGAACGTGACCTGCCGCACCCAGGCGTCCTGCACGTTGTCGAGCACCACGGCCATCCAGCGGTGGTCCTCATCCTTGGGGTTAGCCGCATCCACTACCGATTCCAGCCGCAGATTCTCCACGCCCACCTGCGTGAGCAACCCCGGCCAGGTGTAGCGGGCCACGGTGCCGCCGCCGTATTTCTGGTCGAGGGCCGTGGTAAGGGGCGCGTCCAGGGTAATGCCGCTGGCCTCGACGCTCACCACCTGCCGGTCCCAGAACAAGTCGCGCTGCCCGGGCTTCCAGCCCAGCGCCGACTCGCCCCCGCCAAACGACTGGGTGCCCAGGGCCTGAATCCAGGCGGCCGTGCTGGGCCGCTGCACCCGCACCCGGTCGCCAACGCGGAAGGTTGCCGCGTTGGCGACCCGCAGCACGCGGGCATTCACGGGCACGTAGGCGTCGGTGATGGGCTGGGCCGTTTCCAGCTTCCGGTCGCCTCGGCCGGCCAGGGTCAGCAGGTTGTCGCGGGAGTAGCCGGTGCCGATAAGCAGGGTGCCCGCGTCGTCCAGGCCGCTGCCGCGCAGCACCACGCCCGAGGCCCGCAGCCGCAGGCGGCCGGCCACCTCGTGTCGGCCCTTGCCCAGCAGCACCGCCCCGCGAAATCCATCTTTGCCCAGGGGCAGGGCCGCCACGTAGTCCAGCGCGGCCTGGATGCGGGCCGTGGCGTCGCCGGGCAGCGCGGGCACCAGCACCTTGATGGGCACCAGCGGAATGGCCTGCTCGCCGGCCCGGTAGCCGCAGTAGGAAAAGTCGGGGATGCGGTTGCCCAGCGAGTCGGGGGCGTACACCAGCCGGCCGTCCTTATCGGTCGAAATGGGCGGCTGGGGCTTGACGACTGGCTTTTTGCCCTGCGCCACGGCCGGTGCGGTGCTGGTAGCCAGTACGATAAACAGAGCCGGGAGGAAGCGTGGTACGGGCACGGTGGGCAACGGGGGCGGTGGAAGGAATGCGGCGAAATGCTAAAAGCTAGCTCCCCTCCTCAGATGACTCCGCGCATAAAGCGGACCGGGGTTAGAAGTGGTTGACCGGAGCGTTAGAGCCAGGTTTAGATTCTAGCTCTAGATTTCGTTCTGCGGTTTCAACCACCCCCAACCCCTCCTCATCTGAGGAGGGGAGCTATTTTTTAGCCTCTAACTTAAACACTAATTGATAGGCTCTGGCGCCTAGGTGGGCTTCACTTCCTTTACCGGCACCACGCTGTTGAGGTACACCTCGATGTTGGTGTAGCCGTCTTTGCCGCGCACCTGGCTGGCGTCAGAGGCGTCGTTGGGGTTGAGCTTGTTCTTCTTCTCGTACTGGTCGGGCATGCCGTCCTTGTCCGAGTCCTGGTAGGGCTGGCCGGCGTAGGTGGGGTAGCCGCCCACCTGGCTGATGTCGGTGATGATGCCCTGCTTGTAGGAGTCGATGGGCAGGCGGCGGTGCTTGAACTGGGTGTCGGGCAGCTTCACGCCTTCCTTGTAGGTGATTTTGCCGGTGCGCACCTGCTCAATCACGCGCGCATCGACCGGGTCGCGCTTGGGCAGGGTGGCCCCGGCGTTTTCCAGCACGTAGGCGTAGGCCTTTTCGGTGGGCAGAATGGTGATGTCGGGCATGGGCAGGGGCGAGTTCACGCGCATGTCGGCGGTGTACTTGCCCGCGTCGGCCATTTCTTCCACCTGCACGCCGCCGTTCCAGTTGTCCTTGGTTACCTTCTCGTTGCCCTCCATGATGTTGCCACTGACGTAGGCGCGGCCGTAGACCTGGTACTTGAGCTTGCTGCGGCCCGATTCGGGCTTCAGGATGCGGTGGCCCACCGGCGAATCCTTGGGCGTGAGGGGGCCGGGCTTGTAGTAGTTGTTGATGATGTTGTACATGGCCCGGTAGTCGCCGCCGTCGGTGGAGCGGTGCACCCAGTTGAACATGACGTTGTTGGCGAAGTTGAACACCCCGTTCCAGCCGATGGAAGGGTTGCGGCCGGCGTTGTCGGCCCACAGGTTGCGCATAAAGGTGCAGTTCTCGCCGCCCAGGGTGCTGCCAAAGGCGTGGTTCCAGGTGTCGAGGGCCTCGGAGAAGATGCTGTTTTGAATCGTGATGTTGACCGTGCCCAGCTTCTGCTCGGCAATGCCGGTGCTGTCGTTGTACATGTGGCGGTACATCGACATGTTCTCGTCCAGGCCCCAGGAGGCCGAGACGTGGTCAATCATGATGTTGCCCACCGGGTTGCCGCCGATGGCGTCGTCGCGGCGGCCCACGTTGGTTTCGCCGCGGCGGAAGCGCATGTAGCGCACCACCACGTCGTGGGTGTTCAGCCACACCGACTCGCCGGCCACGCAGACCCCGTCGCCGGGGGCGGTCTGGCCCGCAATGGTGATGTAGGGCGCCCGGATAATGAGCGGGGTTTTCAAACGGATGATGCCGGCCACGTTGAAGACCACGATGCGGGCCCCGCCCTGCTCGCAGGCCTCGCGCAGCGTGCCGGGGCCCTTGTCTTCCAGGCTGGTTACCACGTACACTTTGCCGCCCCGGCCCCCGAAGGAGTGGGCCCCGCCGCCTTCCGCGCCCGGAAACGCCAGCAGCGGCGACTGGGGCAAATCAACCGGGCGGGCCGCCCACGGAATGTAGGGCTTGCCGTTTTTGGCGTCGCGCTCGATGATGGGGTAAGCCTTGGCCCAGGCGGCATCCGACTCGCGGCGGGCCTGCTCCATCAGCTCGTTGGTGGCTTTCTGCACGTCGGCCGGGATTTGCGGATACTGCGCCCAGGCCGAGTGTTGCAGCGCCAGGCAGCCAGCGAAAACGAGAAGAGAACCAGCGGATTTTTTCATGAGAAGGGTGGGGTTTTAACCGCAGCTAAATAACAGGACAAAACGTCCCGCTACCTATACCATTTTTTCGACCCTGTGTAGGATGTTATCATTCCGGCCCGGGCGCACCTCTTATGGGCCGCCGGGGTGAGGAGCGCCCACCCACTGACGTCCCGCCACCCGCCGCCGGGTGCCGGCCGCATTCCTTATATAGGAGCAGGCGGCGTAAGCAGGGGCCAGGGCCGTCGTTGGCGGGCCCGGGCCGCCGCCCGGCCCGGAAACAGGAGCCGGGCTACCGGGTAAGGGGGCACTCACTGGGCCGGGCGAAGCCCCGCGCAAGGTAGCACCGCCGCCCAATTGGGCGCATGGCAACATGCTACAACAGCCGGAGAAGATGGTATAAGTTGCGGGCGGCCGGGGCCGGTACTTTTGGTATCAGCGTTCTGCCGCTGCGGCAGAACCGGAAAGGGAAAGCAAAGGTGAAGTAGAACAGGCGCGCTGCGCTTGTTCCACTTGCCTTTGCCCCGCTTCCGGCCGCCGTTCAACGAAAAACCCCGTTTGCCCTATGACCCCGAGCCAGTGGAAAAGCCTGTTTGCTAGTTGTTTGCTGCTGGGCTGCCTCTGGCTGGGCGTCGGGCGGGCGGTGGGTAGCCCGGTGCCGGCGGCGGCCTCCCAGACTATCGTCGTGCCCAAAGCGGCCCACGCCCGGCTGCGCTACGGGGCCGAGCGGCTGGCGGCGGCGCTGCGGGCGGCCGGCTACCCCGTCACCATCACGGCCCAGGATAAGCCCGGCCGCCGCAACCAGATTCTGGTCGGTTTGGCCACCGATGCGCTGCTGCGACAGGCCGCGGCCACGCTGCACGCTCCGGCTCCGGCCGCGCCCGGCAAGGAAGGCTTTTCCATTGTTTCGGCCGACAACCACACGGTGCTCATCAGCGGGGCCGACAACTCCGGCGCGCTCTACGGCTGCCTGGAGCTGGCCGAGCAGGTGAAAAGCGCGGGCCGCCTGCCCGAGCAGCTCAGCCTGCGGCAACAGCCCGAAATGGTGCTGCGCGGAGCCTGCATCGGGGTGCAGAAGCCGTATTATCTGCCCGGCCGCACTGTGTACGAGTACCCCTACACGCCCGAAACTTTTCCCTGGCTCTACGACAAGCAGCTCTGGATCCGGTACCTGGACATGCTGGCCGACAACCGCATGAACTCGCTCTACCTCTGGAACGGCCACCCGTTTGCGTCCTTGGTGCGGCTCAAGGACTACCCCTACGCCGTGGAGGTTGATGAGGCCACGTTCCGCAAGAACGAGGAAATCTACCGGTTCCTGACCGCCGAGGCCGACAAGCGCGGCATCTGGGTGATTCAGATGTTCTACAACATCATCGTCTCCAAGCCCTTTGCCGAGCACCACGGCATCAAAACCCAGGACCGCAACCGGCCCATCACCCCGCTGCTGGCCGACTACACCCGCAAGTCCATTGCCGCCTTCGTGGAGAAATACCCCCACGTGGGGCTGATGGTGGCCCTGGGCGAAGCCATGGAAGGGGTGGGGCAGGACGACGTGGACTGGTTTACCAAAACCATTATTCCCGGCGTGCAGGACGGCCTCAAGGCCCTGGGCCAAACCGAGCTGCCGCCCATCGTGCTGCGGGCCCACGACACCGACGCGCCCCGGGTGATTAACGCCGCGCTGCCGCTCTACAAAAACCTCTACACCGAGGCCAAGTTCAACGGTGAGGCCCTGACCACCTACACCCCGCGCGGCTCCTGGGCCGAGCTGCACCGCAAGCTGAGCAGCATGAACTCGGTGCACATCGAGAACGTGCACATTCTGGCCAACCTGGAGCCGTTCCGCTACGCCTCGGCCGACTTTATCCAGAAATCGGTGCAGGCCATGCACGGCACCTACGGGGCCAACGGGCTGCACCTCTACCCCCAGGCCTCGTACTGGGACTGGCCCTACACCGCCGACAAAGCCCCCGAGCGGCTGCTGCAAATCGACCGGGACTGGATGTGGTACAAAGCCTGGGCGCGCTACGCCTGGCAGGCCAACCGGCCCCGTCCGGCCGAAATAGACTACTGGGGCCAGCAGCTGGGCGAGTTATTTGGCACCGACGCGGCGGCCGGTAAGCAGGTGCTGGAAGCTTACGAGCAAGCCGGCGAAATCGAGCCCAAGCTGCTGCGCCGCTACGGCATCACCGACGGCAACCGCCAGACGCTCACGCTGGGCATGCTCATGGGCCAGCTCATCAACCCCAGGCGCTACGGGCTGTTTACCCTGCTCTATGAGTCGGAAGCACCGGAAGGGGAGATGATCATCGAATACGCGGAGAAAGAAGCCAAAGGACTGCCTCACGTGGGCGAAACGCCGGTGCAGGTGGCCTCCGAAGTCGT is a window from the Hymenobacter aquaticus genome containing:
- a CDS encoding pectate lyase family protein, whose protein sequence is MKKSAGSLLVFAGCLALQHSAWAQYPQIPADVQKATNELMEQARRESDAAWAKAYPIIERDAKNGKPYIPWAARPVDLPQSPLLAFPGAEGGGAHSFGGRGGKVYVVTSLEDKGPGTLREACEQGGARIVVFNVAGIIRLKTPLIIRAPYITIAGQTAPGDGVCVAGESVWLNTHDVVVRYMRFRRGETNVGRRDDAIGGNPVGNIMIDHVSASWGLDENMSMYRHMYNDSTGIAEQKLGTVNITIQNSIFSEALDTWNHAFGSTLGGENCTFMRNLWADNAGRNPSIGWNGVFNFANNVMFNWVHRSTDGGDYRAMYNIINNYYKPGPLTPKDSPVGHRILKPESGRSKLKYQVYGRAYVSGNIMEGNEKVTKDNWNGGVQVEEMADAGKYTADMRVNSPLPMPDITILPTEKAYAYVLENAGATLPKRDPVDARVIEQVRTGKITYKEGVKLPDTQFKHRRLPIDSYKQGIITDISQVGGYPTYAGQPYQDSDKDGMPDQYEKKNKLNPNDASDASQVRGKDGYTNIEVYLNSVVPVKEVKPT
- a CDS encoding alpha-d-galacturonidase, translated to MTPSQWKSLFASCLLLGCLWLGVGRAVGSPVPAAASQTIVVPKAAHARLRYGAERLAAALRAAGYPVTITAQDKPGRRNQILVGLATDALLRQAAATLHAPAPAAPGKEGFSIVSADNHTVLISGADNSGALYGCLELAEQVKSAGRLPEQLSLRQQPEMVLRGACIGVQKPYYLPGRTVYEYPYTPETFPWLYDKQLWIRYLDMLADNRMNSLYLWNGHPFASLVRLKDYPYAVEVDEATFRKNEEIYRFLTAEADKRGIWVIQMFYNIIVSKPFAEHHGIKTQDRNRPITPLLADYTRKSIAAFVEKYPHVGLMVALGEAMEGVGQDDVDWFTKTIIPGVQDGLKALGQTELPPIVLRAHDTDAPRVINAALPLYKNLYTEAKFNGEALTTYTPRGSWAELHRKLSSMNSVHIENVHILANLEPFRYASADFIQKSVQAMHGTYGANGLHLYPQASYWDWPYTADKAPERLLQIDRDWMWYKAWARYAWQANRPRPAEIDYWGQQLGELFGTDAAAGKQVLEAYEQAGEIEPKLLRRYGITDGNRQTLTLGMLMGQLINPRRYGLFTLLYESEAPEGEMIIEYAEKEAKGLPHVGETPVQVASEVVAHGQAAVAAIERAAPSVTKNQAEFARVRNDMYCQAALANFYADKARAALLVLRYKYSRNVADLEQAVPLLARSVQHWEKMVALTQDTYLYANSMQTAQRKIPMRGVDATYITWAEMLPVYQKELLNLRRNIDSLKTVKLVPPVQQTTRLAAAPVTLQTKAGRYAAAAGQSVFADTTVTITALAPELAGLTGLRLSKAQMLSQGTEIRFTTRQPVKLLVGYFNAKNPRYLPAPQLETDASANDYGQADIKISNAVAVAGMPPVNVHTYTFKAGTHTLYLGKGAALLLGFIDASQPLRPYNAGLGTGLGDQTKEVDWLFE
- a CDS encoding sialate O-acetylesterase — its product is MNPRFLLGLLLALSGLAHPARARVVLPRVLGHHMVLQREKPLPIWGWAAPGEEVTVQLAGQQQRTTTDAAGHWRVTLQPLPASDKPADLVITGRNTIRLRDILVGEVWLASGQSNMEYTMRKNSKVTLPPGADTGPLTELERAHNPALRIFLVNRKELSKPDSLHRGWSIAQDSALRSFSAPAYFFAQELYAHLRVPIGMISSAVPGSRIEPWIPAEALAQDPYYASQKVDGDPGKFYEPMIRPLAPLAVRGFLWYQGESNCFLAETTSYTHKLQTLIESWRTAWQDATLPFYYVQLAPFKYSESKEPKAPLTRETLPRFREAQEAVLQVPHTGLIVTTDLATNLSDIHPPFKWEIGRRLARLALAATYGRKDVEGAGPVYQGMQVKGRTVTVTFAPRRSRLISQDKKPLTYFELAGADGVFHPAQARIRGKKVVVTAPAVPAPAAVRFGWDEAAQPNLFSKAGLPARPFRSNGPHPEVSLH
- a CDS encoding sugar phosphate isomerase/epimerase family protein; amino-acid sequence: MFQNPLGRRDFLRAGAVLAAGLLLPRAAYPARRKKLTYKIAVVDLMILKRQKLGALQLTKDIGADGVEVDMGGLGQRETFDSQLAKPEIRQQFLDKARELNLEICSLAMTGFYAQSFATRPTYQRMVQDCLDTMRAMHVKVAFLPLGTQGDLVKNPELRPAIVERLKVVGHMARKAGVVVGIETSLDAKGEVELLREIGSKHIQIYFNFSNPLKEGRDLHQELKTLGRKRICQIHCTDEDGVWLENNPRLDLRKVKQTLADMNWQGWLVIERSRDATDPRNVKRNFGANAAYLKSIFQAG
- a CDS encoding DUF6298 domain-containing protein; the encoded protein is MPVPRFLPALFIVLATSTAPAVAQGKKPVVKPQPPISTDKDGRLVYAPDSLGNRIPDFSYCGYRAGEQAIPLVPIKVLVPALPGDATARIQAALDYVAALPLGKDGFRGAVLLGKGRHEVAGRLRLRASGVVLRGSGLDDAGTLLIGTGYSRDNLLTLAGRGDRKLETAQPITDAYVPVNARVLRVANAATFRVGDRVRVQRPSTAAWIQALGTQSFGGGESALGWKPGQRDLFWDRQVVSVEASGITLDAPLTTALDQKYGGGTVARYTWPGLLTQVGVENLRLESVVDAANPKDEDHRWMAVVLDNVQDAWVRQVTFRHFAGSAVLAHENVRRLTVEDCISTEPVSEIGGERRNTFLTKGQQTLFQRLYAQAGYHDFAVGYCAAGPNAFVQCEAEDAYSFSGGIDSWAAGTLFDIVKEYGQALRFGNREQDGQGAGWAAANSVFWQCTAARVDCYQPPTAQNWAFGTWAQFAGNGHWDQSNEHIRPRSLYYAQLQDRLGAAVAGRTVLLPIATEASSSPPVAVAQELTKLSAQAAPTVLAFIQAAPGRQPITTQTTAPSIDKLKVKPAAKPAYAAPLRVTNGVVVRGDALLTGRRQEVPWWNGSARPYGLKSPKPHVTRFVPGLSGPGLTDELPEMTDSMRIGNVLALSHNYGLWYERRRDDHERVKRMDGEVWPPFYELPFARSGQGTAWDGLSRYDLTKYNKWYWGRLAEFADLADQKGLVLLNQHYFQHNIIEAGAHYADFPWRPVNNVNNTGFPEPAPYAGDKRIFMAEQFYDVTDPVRRPLHRAYIRQCLNNFVGKTGVIHLIGAEFTGPLSFVQFWLDTIKEWEAETGQHATIALSTTKDVQDAILADPARAAVIDVIDINYWHYQSDGSAYAPLGGQNLAPRQHARLLKPKRSSFEQVYRAVREYRQQFPAKAVLYSADGADAFGWAVLLAGGSMASVPRVADAGFARAVAAMTPVELPGKPAGQWALSDHTTGFVLYRESGAPVQLDLSALKGTFVVRRINPKTGQLTDTRETVKAGTTLTLPAAAGAEVVWLLKK